The genome window ATATTTCAGGATCTCTTCAGACTGAGAGTCGGTGAGGTTCAGCCCGTTGATGAGGTTTAAAAGGGTAATCTCTCTCCTGAGTTCCTCAATCTTATCCCTCTCTTTAGCGAATGAATAGGTTGTGTATGAGAAGGTTACGGCCAGTAAAAGAATTAATATCTTTTTCATAGAAATACCTCTTTATCTTTCAGGAATCGACGGCCTCTCTGGTGGCAGCGCTCTCTCGGGCCTGTCCTCTCTAAATCTTTCAGCCCTTCTCTGCTTTGCCTCTGCAATGATTTTTCTAATCTCCTTATGGAATTTTTGCTGGAAGATTATAAACCTTGCCTGCTGTTCAATCGTGAGGATCTTTTTAAGCTCCACCTTCTCTTCGTCGTTAATGCCCTGAAGGGCCTTACGATTCTGCTCAAGCCTATCGAGGATATTCTTCAGATTCCCTTCACGCTTCTCCTTCAGGGCCTCCCTCAATTGTTTCATGTCATCTCTCATGGCGTTTTTTATCTCAACCCTCTTTTTGTCGTACTTATTGAGTAGAGGGAAGAGCTGGGCTGAGGTCTTCTCATCGAGGTCGATGGCCTGAGTCAGCCGCCACATCTTCAATGTCGCGATCCTCCTCCTCACCTTCTCCATCTGTTCCTTAGACGGTGGCTTTTCAATGTCCTCCGGTGGTTCAGCCATACCATTTAGAGAAAAACCGAAGACCAAAAAGAGTAACAACAAAATCTTAAAGATATGCCTTCCCATATTAACCTCCTTTATTCTGTTGTTTTCCCAATACCTCATAGAGGCTCTCCATCTCCTTTGAGCTCAAAGAAGCAAATTCACTGTAGTAGGAATATTCCATGAAATTCTCCTGATCCAGATATAACCCATCATCTGTTAGCCGCTCTGTAATCAGGAGGATATCTTTTTCGGTTATGTCACTATAATCTAAAACGGATGCTGTAAGGGGGTCTTTGAGAAATGGGTCTAATTCCGGAATTTCCTTCTTCTTGGAGTATGCAAATATCAGGAAAACCAGAACTATAATGGTTACCGCAACTGGCAGTGGTTTAAATAATAACGACTTTATCGAAAGGGGCACCCCAAAAAGCCTTTCGGTACGAATCTTCGATTTGCCCTTCTGGGAATCCTTGTAAAGATTAGCCTCTTCTTTCTCAACAGCCCTTCTCACCCTCTGAGGGAGAGTCTTCCAGAAAAGGTCTCCTGGATCAGGCACATCAACTTTGACAAGCTCGGTGATAAGAAAAAACTCACCGCTGCACTCCTCACAACACTTTAAATGGGCTTCGATATCCTCCCTCACCTCTTCAGGGAGAGCGCCTTTAAGATATTCAGGGAACATCTCCTTTATCCTGTCATGACTTGATCTCATAACCCTTCTCCTTTACAAACCTCCCTTAATCTCTTCACTCCATTGTGGTAATGTGCCTTTACAGCCCCCTCGGAGCATCCCATGACCCTGGCTGTCTCACTACAGCTAAGGCCATCATATACCCTGAGAACTATTGCAAGTCTCTGCCTTTCTGGCAGTTCTTCTATGCCTTTTTTGATACGATTCCTCTTTTCCTTCTCTATAATTGCTGATAGGGCCCCTGTCTGTCCTGAATCAAGTTCAGGGTCCATAATTGACTCTTCAAGCTCTACCTCTTCATGTCTTTTTTGCGTGATGTGATTGAGGCCTGTGTTCATAGCTATCTGATATAGCCAGGTCTTGAATGAGGCCTCCCTCCTGAAACCATTGATGCCCTTTATAGCTTTCAGAAATGTCTTCTGAGTCAAATCCTTTGCCCCTTCCATATCGTTTGTCATCCTGTAAAGAAAGGCATAAATATGTCTCTGATATTTCATCACAAGCTCCTCTATGGCCTCAGCGTCTCCAGCGAGATATTTCTCAATAAGATTTATATCTTCTTCCATCTGTTTTTCTGCTTATTTAGACAGGTAAAAGAGAAAAAGGTTTAAAGATCTGAAATGTTTTTTATCTCAACGATTTTTTGTTTTGACTTCATGCCTGACAAAATTGTAATATGAGATTTTGGAACACCAAAATATTCGGAGAGTAATTTTATTAATGCCCTGTTTGCTTTATTTTCTATAGGTTGTTCTTTAACATAAGCTACATAGCCATTGGCAGTTCTCTCTATCTTTTCATGGCATGATCTTGGTTTCACTGTGATTGAAAGTTTCATAATTTACCCTGAACTTGGATATATTTTGAAGCTCCCCGCAGTCCCGAAGTATCGGGACGGGGAATCTTCGAAATGTACGGAATATTTCTTTTTCATATTCGCTCGCTAACCCCACCCCTTGGGGAGGGGTAGCGCTCGCTTTGCATTTTCATGGCTTCCAACTCCTTCCGTAAGATTAGTTGCATGGGGAGCAGAAAAGGTTTACATGCAGAATCTATATTATTGACAAAGTCTTCTCTCAGTAAATATAATTTCTAAAATTCCAAGAATTCAATCCAGAGGAGGATGTTTTAATGGCTGAAGAAATTACAAATGTGACGGCAGATACCTGGGATAAGGAGGTTACGCAGCAGAAGGGGCTTATAATGGTAGACTTCTGGGCTACATGGTGCGGTCCATGCAGGATGGTTGCCCCTGTTGTTGAGGAACTGGCAAAGGAATACGCCGGAAGGGCTAAGTTTGTAAAAGTTAATACTGATGAGAGTCCTGACCTTGCCGGGCGGTATAGAGTGATGGGGATACCAACCCTTATGTTTTTCAAAGACGGCAAGCAGGTGGATCAGATAGTTGGAGCTGTGCCCAAAGGGCAGCTTAAGACAAAACTCGATTCATTGCTCTCCTGATGCTTTTCGACGTAATAATCATTGGTGGAGGCCCTGCCGGCCTCACTGCAGGGCTTTACACATCAAGGGCAAAACTTAAAAGTCTCTTAATTGAAAAGGCAATGCCCGGAGGCCAGGTCATGACGACTGACTGGGTTGAAAACTATCCCGGTTTTGATGGGGGGATTTCAGGGTCTGACCTTTCCCTGAAAATGGAAAAGCAGGCAAAAAACTTTGGCCTTGAGACGGTTCATGGTGCAGTATCAGGCATAGCCTTACAAGGGAAAATAAAAAGGGCGACTTTAGATGACGGCACCTTATTTGAAGCAAAGGCCCTGATTATTGCAACTGGCGCTAACCCAAAGCCATTGAATATCGATGGAGAAGAGAAATACCGCGGAAAGGGGGTCTCATACTGTGCCACCTGTGATGGAGCTTTTTTCAAGGGTAAGAAGATTGCTGTGATAGGCGGCGGCGATGCAGCAGTTGAAGAGGCGATTTTCCTGACCAGGTTTGCCTCAGAGGTCTATATAGTACACAGGAGAGATAAACTCAGGGCTACAAAGATAATCCAGGAAAGGGCTATGGCAAATCAGAAGATTAAATTTATCTGGAACTCGGTAGTGGAGAAAATAGAAGGCGATGATACAGTTGACTCAATAAGCCTGAAGGATGTGAAAACAGGGCAGAAGACAAAACTTTATGTCCAGGGCGTTTTTATCTATGTTGGTTATAATCCGAACACAGAATTCTTAAAGGGACTTATAAACATGGACAGGGATGGATATATTATTACCGATGACAGGATGACAACTTCTGTCCCCGGAGTCTTTGCTGCAGGCGATGTGCGGGCTAAACTCTTAAAGCAGATAGCAACTGCTGTTGGAGATGGAGCGACCGCTGCAGTAGCCGCTGAAAAGTATATAGAGGAGAGTTTTTAGAGGGGAAATGAGAAAGAAAGGCATTATTTTTATTTTAATTGTGCTTGGCCTGTTTACTGGCTGTTCTATGGAGAAGGGCAAAGGTGTTGGAGATATTGCCCCTGATTTTACGCTGAAGTCCATAGATGGGCATGATATAAGCCTTTCTGAATACAGGGGGAAGGTTGTTCTCATAGACTTCTGGGCAACATGGTGTCCTCCATGTGAAGATTCTGTCCCGGCACTTAACAACATTTATAAAAAGCACAAGGATAATGGCTTTATCATTCTCGGGCTTTCTTTAGACAATAAACCCTCTGTTGTGAAGACATTCAAAGGCCGATATAAGATAGATTATCCATTGCTTATGGCTGGGAAGGCTACTGCAAAACTTTATGGAGTAAGTGGCATACCTTCGATGTTCATTTTAGACAGGGATGGAAAAATTGCTGATCGCATTGACGGCGTTTCGCGGTCATTGGAAACAGAATTAGAAGGGAAAATCAAGGAACTTTTATAGAAATGGAGTAATGGAGTGATGGAGTAAAATGTTTGGGGCTCTTTCAGAAAGATTAGAAGGGATATTTAAAAAACTCAGGGGCCGGGGCCTGCTCAAAGAAGAGGATGTTGTTTCAGCCCTCAAGGAAGTCAGGATGGCCTTGCTTGAGGCAGATGTCAACTTCAGGGTTGTCAAAGACTTTATTGAGAAGGTAAAGGCGAGGGCTGTCGGAAAAGAGGTATTGGATAGCCTGACTCCAGGACAGCAGGTTGTAAAAATAGTTTATGACGAGCTATGCAGCCTCATGGGAGGTAGCCATAGCAGGATTCACCTTGCTTCAGAGCCACCAACTGTTATTATGCTCGTTGGCCTTCATGGCTCTGGCAAAACCACAACTGCTGCAAAACTCGCAAAGGGTTTTAAAAAAGACGGAAGGATGCCAGTTCTTGTTGCTGCTGATACTGCAAGGCCTGCGGCTATAGAGCAGCTTGTTACCCTCGGTGCACAGATAGGTATCCCGGTTTACGCTTCAAAAAGCGGAGATAACCCTGTAAGGGTTTGTGCTGATGCCCTTCAAAAGGCCAGGTTAGAAGGAAGAGATGTGGTAATCCTCGATACAGCCGGACGATTACATATAGATGAACCTCTGATGAAAGAGCTTGATCAGATAAAAGAAAAGGTAATGCCAAAGGAATTACTTTTAGTAGCTGATGCAATGACAGGGCAGGATGCTGTGAATATTGCAAATGCCTTTAATGAAAGGCTTTCAATTGACGGTGTTATTCTTACGAAGATGGATGGTGATGCGAGGGGTGGCGCTGCCCTTTCCATTGTCTCAGTTACAGGTAAACCTATAAAGTTCCTGGGTGTTGGTGAAAAATTAGACCTCCTTGAACCCTTTCATCCTGACAGGATGGCCAGTAGAATCCTCGGCATGGGAGATGTCCTCAGCCTTATTGAAAAGGCCCAGGAGGCTATTGATATGGAAGAGGCCCTGAAACTGCAGAAGAAACTGAAAGAGGACAGTTTTACTTTTGATGACCTCAAGAATCAAATCAAACAGATGAAGAAAATGGGCTCACTTGAGAGCATACTCGGCATGATTCCAGGCATTGGCAAGCATATCAAAGGACTGAAAGTTGATGATAAGGAGTTTATTAAAATCGAGGCGATTATAAACTCTATGACCAGGCAGGAAAGGGAAAATTATGCTATAATTGACGGCAGCAGGAGGAGGCGAATTGCCTCTGGAAGCGGCACGTCGGTGCCTGATGTAAACAGGCTTCTTAAACAGTATCTTGAAATGAGGAAGATGCTAAAGATGTTTAAGGAAGGTAAGGGGTTCAGACTCCCACAATTCAGGATTTAATTAAGGATTCGCGATCGAGGTTCAGAGGAGGTGATTTTTTTGGTCAAGATAAGGTTGACAAGAATTGGAACAAATAAAAGGCCTTTTTACAGGGTAATTGCAGCTGATTCGAGGGCAAGGAGGGACGGCCCTTTTCTTGAGATTCTCGGCACCTATGACCCTCTGAAAGATCCTTCAGAGGTCAAGATTAATACAGAGAAGGCTAAAATCTGGCTTGAGCGTGGCGCACAACCGACTTCTATTGCCAGGAAACTCTTAAAAAGGGCGGGCCTGTAAAATAGCCCGAATTCTTATGGAGGTGGAGATGAAAGATCTGATTGAGATGATGGCTAAGGCTCTGGTAGATAAGCCAGAGGAAGTCTCTGTGAACGAAGTGGATGGAGAAAGGACTTCTGTTTATGAGCTGAGGGTTTCCTCAAGTGACCTTGGAAAGGTAATAGGCAAACAGGGCAAGACAGCAAGGGCCATGAGAACCATTATAGGTGCTGCTGGCACCAAAATTGGCAAGCGCTGCGTCCTTGAAATATTAGAATAGTATTTGGAGGACATTGTTGTAATCGGCAAAGTCCTCAAAGAATGGGGGACCTGTGGAGAGATAAAAGTCCTTCCCCTTTCTGATAACCCTGAAAGATTTAAGAAACTCGACAGGGTTTATATAGTTTCGCCAGATGGTAAGAGAGAACTAAGGGGAGTAACTGTGTTGAGACAGCAGAAAGGGTTGGTTCTCCTTAGTCTTGCTGGGTGCAATTCCCCTGAAAAGGCAGCAGCCCTGAGAGGATACTTTTTAGCAGTTCCTAAGAATGAATTACCACTGCTACCCGAGGGAAAGTATTACACTTTTCAGATAAAAGGTCTGAGGGTAGTTACTGATGAGGGCAGGCCCCTCGGCATTGTTGAGGACATATTGTCAACTGGAAGCAATGATGTCTTTGTAGTGAAGGGGGAAAAAGAATATCTCATTCCTTTTTTAAAGGATGTGGTGAAAAAAATAGATCTGGCAGAAAAGCTGATTATAATTCACCCTATGGCTGGTCTTTTAGAATGAAATGAAGTGTGATGTCCTGACCCTCTTTCCAGATATTATAGAGGCATATCTCGGAGAGAGCATTTTAAAGAGGGCAAGGCAGAAAGACATCCTTGATATCAGGATTCATAATATAAGGGATTTTGCCCAGGACAGGCATAAGACTGTAGATGACTACCCCTTCGGGGGTGGGGCTGGTATGGTGCTTAAACCCGAGCCTGTATTCAGGGCAGTGGATTTTATTAAGTCCAATGGGGAGCCGATACGGGTTGTCCTCCTCAGTCCGCAGGGAAGGCCTTTTGACCAGAGGATGGCTGAGGAATTCTCAAAAGAAAAGAGGAGGATTGTTTTTATATGCGGCCGCTATGAGGGGATTGACGAAAGGGTAAAGATTGCCCTTGTAGATGATGAAGTCTCAATAGGCGACTATGTAATTACTGGCGGTGAGCTGGCAGCCCTTGTTATAATTGATGCCTCTGTCAGGTTAATCCCTGGAGCGCTTGGAGACGAAAGGTCGGCAGAGGAAGAATCTTTTTCGTGGGGACTGCTGGATTATCCGCACTATACAAGGCCCAGAGAGTTTCATGGTCTTAAAGTGCCAGAGGTGCTTGTTTCAGGGAACCATAAAGAGATATGGCTCTGGAGGAGGAGAGAGGCATTGAAAAAGACAATGCGGATACGGCCTGACCTCTTTGAGAAGATTCAACTTACAGATGAGGATAAAAAACTGATTTCAGAGATAGAGGAGGAGTAATAAGATGAATGCTATAAAAACCCTGGAGGAGGGCTTCAAAAAGGAAATCCCTGCTTTCAGGATAGGGGACACTGTCAGGGTAGATCTGAAGGTTATCGAAGGTGATAAGGAGAGGCTACAGGCGTATGAAGGTGTTGTCATTGCCAGGAGCGGAAGCAATACCCGTGAGACATTCACTGTAAGGAAGGTATCTTACGGTATTGGTGTTGAGAGGATTTTCCCTCTCCATTCCCCAATGATAGAAAGGATTGAGGTTGTTAAGCAGGGAGATGTAAGGAGGGCAAAACTTTATTATCTGCGCGGCAAGAAGGGCAAGGCAGCGAGGATAAAAGAGAAAGAATATTATCAGCAGTAATCGGTTTTATTTATCATACCCTTGGGCCAAAAAAAAGGCATAAATTCAATATTCTCATACGATGAAGAAATACGCAAAAATTATCCCCTTATAGCCGGTCTTGATGAGGCAGGAAGAGGCCCGCTTGCCGGGCCTGTTGTTGCTGCTGCTGTAATACTTCCAGGGAAACTCGCCATTGATGGTCTCAGGGATTCAAAAAAAGTTTTAGAGGATGAGCGTGAGAGGCTTTTCTGGGATATTCTGTGCGGAAGCCTTGATATAGGTGTCGGCATTGTAGAGTCAGATATCATAGACGGTACAAATATCCTCAGGGCCACAAAGCTTGCTATGGAAATGGCAATAAAAGAGTTAAATAGAAAGCCAGATATACTTTTGATAGATGCTGTAAGGCTCCAGGATGTCTCCATCCCGCAGAAATCTATCATTAAGGGCGAGAGCGTGAGCGCCTCAATTGCAGCCGCATCAATAATTGCAAAGGTTGTCAGGGATAGCCTGATGAGGGCCTATCATGAGAAATACCCGCTTTACAATTTTATGGAGCACAAAGGATATTCAACGAGACAACACATTGAGTGCCTGCGTCTTCATGGCCCATGCCCCATACATCGAAAGAGCTTCAGAAAGGTGATGGATATGGGATTGCCTTTTAAGGAATAAAATTATTTCCTCAAAATATAGGTCTAATAGGTCATATAAGACCTGTACAGGTTTTATTACATTTTTTAGTCCTACTTTCCTATATCTCGCCAAATGGTATTGGGGCAAAGGTGAGGATGAAGACTGCAAGTGCCAGATAGCCGATAAGCCTTCTCTTTCTATCGAGTGGTATTTCGGGATGGACGACAGGTGGGTGTTCGAGGCCGAGAATAAACATCAAAAGAGCCCACATCAGCCAGCCCGGCCAGAATATAAGACCGAGAAGAAACAGCAGGGGTATCATACTGATAGAGACCCATCTGTGCCTTTCTCCAAAAAGGGCGTATGCAATATGACCGCCGTCAAGCTGGCCTATTGGAAAGAGATTCAGGGATGTGATAAGGAGGCCAACCCAGCCTGCAAAGGCAACTGGATGAAGGCTGACAGGAAAGGACCCAGGGCCGAGGATTAATTTGACCAGGAAATAAAAAATAAACGAAGGGCCAAGGACAAATTCTCCTTTGCTTAATTCTTCGCCTGCTGGTTCTGAGAAGTTCAGGCCCACAATTACAGCAATTATTGAAATAAGGAATCCTGACAGTGGGCCTGATGCGCCGATATCAATCAACGAGCGCCTGTCCATGACAGGAGGCTTCATTTTTATAATAGCTCCAAAGGTGCCGATAATATTTGGGGCAGGTATAAAATAGGGCAGGGTGGCAGGTATTGCGTGCCTTTTTGATGTGAAGTAATGGGCAAGCTCATGGGCAAGTAAAATAATCAGTAGAGATAAAGCGAATGGAATTCCAGATAATATCTTCTGTGGTTCTTTGATTACAGACAGGAGTGCCTTTAGTGGTTCTGCGAGTCCATTCGGCTCGTTCTGGACAGCGCCTGCAAGGAGGGTTGTGGCAATTGTGGCAATAAATAATAGGACATGTAGAGGCGTTAGTTTATTAGCGGTCAATTATTTCTCCAAAGTGTCGATAGGGAAGGCTGTCTCAGAATTTTTATAATCGACAGATTATTTATATCTTGTTTTATCCTTTTTAATTTCAAAGTTTTTACCAATTCCATAATGTTCTTTTTATTTAAGGTGTCGTATAAAAATTCTTCACCAGCCTTCCCTATCCTTTTTATTAGTTTTACTACATTTCCTTGGTTCTATCTCTATTTTGGGGTGATCTCTCCTATGAGGTCATAGGTCCGGGCTTCTTTAATTTTAACATCAACAATGTCTCCTTTTTTTAAATTATAATTCGACAAGCTCATTACTGAAAACTGGTCAGCGGTTACTGGTAACTCAATCAGGGTTACCCCATCTATCTCAGGTGCCTGTCCCTTATACCTGCCGATGAAGACATCTCCATTCACCCTCCCCCTCGCCCCCTCCCTCAAAGGGAGGGGGATGGGGGAGGGGAGGATTTCATCTATTAAGACCTTTTCAGTTTTCCCTATCATTGAAATATTTTTCCTGTAAGATATATCGGCCTGAAGGGCCATAAGCTCTTCTCTTCTTTCCTCTTTGATTTTCCCCGGGATATGGTTCTTCATTCTTGAGGCTGCTGTGCCCTCTTCCTTTGAATAGGCAAAGACCCCAAGCCTTTCAAATTCAGCCTCTTTTACGAATTTTAGGAGCTCTTTGAAATCATTTTCTGTTTCGCCAGGAAACCCAACTATCAGGGATGTCCGCAACACTATATCAGATACCCTTTTCCGTATCTTTTCAATAAGCTTTAGGTATTCTTTCCCGCTTCCTTTTCTTCCCATTTTTTTAAGTATCTCTGGACTACTGTGCTGAAGGGGAATGTCTAAATATTTACAGACTTTTTCCTCACGAGCCATTGTATTAATTAGCTCATCACTTATCTGTGATGGATAGGTATAGAGCAGTCTCAGCCACTGAAGCCCATTGATACTACAGAGGTTTTTTATAAGTTCTGGAAGGGCATTTTTGTCCCGAATATCGGGAAGGTCTATGCCGTAATTTGTTGTGTCCTGGGCAACGAGGATTAATTCTTTAACGCCATCGCTTATAAGGGAATGTGCTTCTTTTAAAAGTTCTTCGGAGGCTATGCTTTTGTAAGGCCCCCTGATTGATGGAATGACACAGTAAGTGCAGGCATTATTACAGCCCTCTGCAATCTTTAAGTATGCATAATGCTGATGGTCAAGCCTTGGTCTTGCTACTCTGGCGTTAAATGATTTTTTGTCTGCTCCGTCTGTTAGATATTCAATAATTTTTCTTTCTTCTCCGACGCCGAAGAAGGCGTTAACCTCTGAGAGTTCCTGCTTTAGTTCTTTCATATAACGTTCAGGAAGGCAGCCAAAGACCACAAGTTTTTTATTGAATTTCGATGCCTCAAAAATTGTCTCAATGGATTCTCTTTTTGCATCTTCAATAAAAGAACAGGTATTAACGAGAATTACATCGGCATCTTCAGGCTCAGAAGAGAGATAAATGTCGTTCTGCTGAAGCCCTGATAGGAGGTGTTCTCCGTCTACCTGATTTTTTGGGCAGCCGAGGTTTATTAAAAAAGCTTTTTTCATTTGTCGGAGTTCTCCGTAGGCCGATTCTTTGAATAATTTGTCACTGCCTTATGAATTATATAATAACTCGCTGCAGCAGATATAAGGCCGAGGACTGTTGTCCCTACAAAAAATGGCAGGATTAACGGGCTCAGTTTATCCAGAAGATATATAAAGGTCATCTGATTCCAGTCAATATCCGGGAGGATTTCTTCCATACCGGTTAATTTAGCCCCGAACCAAAGACTGAAGGTATAAATCGGAATGATGGTCAGGGGGTTTGTAATGTATACCCCAACAACTGCAGCAAATTTGTTAAGACGTAAGAGCCACGCGAGGGCAAAAGCTCCAATGGTGTGAAAACCAAAAAAAGGAGACATACCAATAAAGATGCCCATTGCAAAAGAGATCGCAATACGGTGAGGAGTGTCTTTTATGCGAATAATTTCTCTTAGTTTAGCTTTAAATCCCATTGCCTTAAAAATCAGCTCATCACGAATTGTTGTGGTAAATAATTAAATCCAAATTCCAAAATCCAAATGCCAAAGGAAGTTCAAAATCCAAATGTCAAATATTTGAAATTTGAACTTTGTCATTTGGACTTTTTAAAATGTTCATAGCCTTCAGGCCTGAATGGTGTCTCCTTGCCTGATGCATCCACCATGACTCTGCCTTTATTAGTTATTTCTCCAATCAGAGTCCCATTGACCTTTGACCCGGCAGGAGCTGTGAAAAGAAGCTCGTAATCCTCTCCGCCTTTCAGGGCAAGCTCTATCGGATTTATCTTCATCAGTTTTGAGGCTGATAAAAGCTCTTTGGAGATGGGTATTTTATTGAGATAAATCTTTGCTCCTACATTGCTCTCCTCACATATGTGGCAGAGGTCTATAAGAAGGCCATCGCTTATATCTATCATGGCTGTTATGCCTGTTGTTGTTTTCAGGAATCTTGGCTCAGGCATTAGATGTCTCTTTAAAAGGGGAAGAACATTATAAAGGGAAAGTTGTGAATGGTAAATCTTAAAATTTAAATTTTTCATTTTGCATTTTTCATTTTGCATTTTAACAGGTCTTTTCAGTCTTTTTAAGAGTATAAGCCCCATTGCAGAGTCTCCGAGGGTGCCGGTTACAAAGATGCTA of Nitrospirota bacterium contains these proteins:
- the rimO gene encoding 30S ribosomal protein S12 methylthiotransferase RimO, which translates into the protein MKKAFLINLGCPKNQVDGEHLLSGLQQNDIYLSSEPEDADVILVNTCSFIEDAKRESIETIFEASKFNKKLVVFGCLPERYMKELKQELSEVNAFFGVGEERKIIEYLTDGADKKSFNARVARPRLDHQHYAYLKIAEGCNNACTYCVIPSIRGPYKSIASEELLKEAHSLISDGVKELILVAQDTTNYGIDLPDIRDKNALPELIKNLCSINGLQWLRLLYTYPSQISDELINTMAREEKVCKYLDIPLQHSSPEILKKMGRKGSGKEYLKLIEKIRKRVSDIVLRTSLIVGFPGETENDFKELLKFVKEAEFERLGVFAYSKEEGTAASRMKNHIPGKIKEERREELMALQADISYRKNISMIGKTEKVLIDEILPSPIPLPLREGARGRVNGDVFIGRYKGQAPEIDGVTLIELPVTADQFSVMSLSNYNLKKGDIVDVKIKEARTYDLIGEITPK
- a CDS encoding DUF2062 domain-containing protein encodes the protein MGFKAKLREIIRIKDTPHRIAISFAMGIFIGMSPFFGFHTIGAFALAWLLRLNKFAAVVGVYITNPLTIIPIYTFSLWFGAKLTGMEEILPDIDWNQMTFIYLLDKLSPLILPFFVGTTVLGLISAAASYYIIHKAVTNYSKNRPTENSDK
- the thiL gene encoding thiamine-phosphate kinase — encoded protein: MKLSELGEFGLIRRLKKSLQKISPQVLEGIGDDAAALRPSKKKLLITTDMLLEGIHFDLRFYTLLQLGYKTLAVNISDISAMGGTPKYFLLGLGIPGGYTSQAIDELYSGIKTLAEKHKIEIIGGDTCASKHGLILSGTLLGETDTVIKRSGARAGDSIFVTGTLGDSAMGLILLKRLKRPVKMQNEKCKMKNLNFKIYHSQLSLYNVLPLLKRHLMPEPRFLKTTTGITAMIDISDGLLIDLCHICEESNVGAKIYLNKIPISKELLSASKLMKINPIELALKGGEDYELLFTAPAGSKVNGTLIGEITNKGRVMVDASGKETPFRPEGYEHFKKSK